In Betaproteobacteria bacterium, the sequence AATTGAACCTGAATATTGAGGAAGGCGAGCCCCTGAGCGATCGAATCATGCAGTTCCTGAGCGAGCAAATTGCGCTCTTCGGAAACAGCCAGATCCTTCTCTCGCGATTTCAGTCGCTGGGTCTCAATCGCCACACCCAAGTGATGCCCCAAGGTTTCGAGCAAATGAATTTCCTGCTCGGACAATGCCTGTGAGCGCCGAAAATATAGGTTGTAAACGCCTACCGGTTGCTTGTCATAGAGAATACTGAAGGCCGTTGCTGTAGCAAATCCTTCGCGCACACAGGTACTCAGCTTCATCCCCGCTGGCGGGTGTCCGGTATCAAAAGCAGCCGGCAGACCGCTTTGCAGCACTTCGCCGCACAGACAGTCTCCACAGTTCATTTCAGTTTCCTGGGCGATGAACGCTTCAGACAGGCCGTGGCAACTCATCAGATACAGTTTCTCGGACGGCGGCTCATACAGCCTGACCGCCCCCGCATCCGCCCCTAGTGCGGACATGATGCGCTCCAAAAAGCCGTCGCAGAGTGCTTCCAATGGCGCCGGTTCGCTCAGGAAAGCGGTCGCCGAATAGAGGATGCTCAATTCGTGGTTACGCTGTGCCAGGCGATGGGTCTCCGCCTCAACCCGCTGCTCCAGCGTCGCATAAACACGTTGCAGATGTTCGGCCATCTCATTGAAGCCTTGTGCCAGCCCGCCCAACTCATCATTACTGGAAACCGGCAAGCGCACGGCGAGATCAGTGCCAATCATGCGCTGCATCCCATCATGCAGAATACGCACCGGGCGTATGACCAGCCGCCCGAAATAGCTGATCAGAATGGCCGTCCCAAGAATGGCGAGCAAAACCAGCGCCGCCTGCACCGTGCGCAGCAGATTGGTGTCGTAGGCGTAGCTATGCTCCATGGCCAATACCAGTTCATTGATTGAGCTGACAAAAGGCGCAAGCTCGCTGTCAAAACGCGCGACAACCACCTCACGATCAGCCTGCCCCCCCGCCAAATAGGCCGCGACCAAGGGCCGAACGATTTCCTGCCATACCTTGCTGACCACGCTCAAGCGTTCCTGTACATCGGCATTACGCGGCGGTGACAACGGGCGTACCGGATCGCCTTGCTGCAAATCACGCAGCACCTTGTCAAAACGATCAATTTCCTCGTTCAACAAGGTAACCAGATGCGCCTCAAGGCCCCTCACCTCAAGGCCTCGTGCCATCAGATAACCCATGCGATAGCTGCGCATGCGCTGGCTGCCGGCATCATTGATCGCCGCCGCTACCCCTTCCAGCTGCCACGAGATGGACAATGTCAGTCCGATGGCCGACGTGGCCACCAGAAAAAACACCATCAGCATGCCGATGATCTTGCGCGACAGCTTGCCTTGATTGGCTAGCATCCAGAACTATCCATCTTTAAATGGGCGAACCTTAGCGCCAAAGCACATTTAAGGATAGGCGTCGCATCAAACAATTGATCGCTGCATATAGCCATGCACTCAGCTCGGCACTCGTCAGAAAAAGCCGCCAAGCAGTCAAAAAGGTAAATGGATCTCCCGAATAAAAAAGCCCGCTGGTGTTAGCCAGCGGGCAATCGTCGCTATGTTGAGAGCATTGACGACGGGACAAGAGACTTGTTGTGCTGATCCATGAAAGATAAGGATCAGCGGGTTTCAACATCACCGATCAAGCATGGTCGCAATCGGCCAGGAAGCTCAACAACTCCTCGCGCAAACGGTAGTAATCCGGATGTTCGAGCAGCATTTTGCGCGAGCGCGGGCGCGGCAGATCGACTTCAAGTATCTTGCCCACCTTCGCGCGCGGACCATTGGTCATCATGATCACGCGATCGGCGAGCAGAATGGCTTCATCGACGTCGTGAGTGATGACCATGGCAGTCAGTTGTTCGCGACTCCATACATCCATCAACACTTCCTGCAGATCCCAGCGAGTCAGCGAGTCCAACATGCCGAACGGCTCGTCGAGCAACAGCAGCTTTGGCGACAGGGCGAAAGCCCGGGCAATACCGACACGCTGCTTCATGCCATTCGACAACTCACCGGCTTTCTTGTCCATCGAATCAGCCAGACCAACGCGGCTCAGGAAATGGGTGGCGATGTCACGACGCTCTGCCTTCGAGGCGTGCGGATAGACTTGTTCAACTCCGAGGCTGACATTCTCATAAGCACTCAACCAGGGAATCAAGCTGGGCGCCTGGAAAACGATACCGCGATCCGGACCGGCGGAATCGATTTCACGGTTGTCGAGCAGGACAACCCCTTCGCTGATGTCATTCAGTCCGGCCACCATCGACAACACCGTCGACTTGCCGCAACCGGAATGCCCGATGACCGAGACGAACTCGCCCTTTTTCATGCGCAGATCGAATTTCTCGACCACCGTCAGCGGACCCTTCTTGGTCGGATAAATCTTCGACACTTGCGAAAATTCGACATAACGGTCGTAATGCGGCAGCACCTTGGCCTCGCCCGCCTTCGCAGCTCCCGGACGCAAATGCTTTAGACTTTCTTCATACTCGGTACTGGTGTTCGGCAACACATTGGGCAATGCCACGACATTGCTCATATCGCCCGCCTGGTCAGCGCCCACCTTCATCAGGTATTCAGTGACCTCCTTGCGCAGACGCTTGAACTCCGGGTCGTGGTTCATCGCCGTACGATCACGCGGCCTGGCCAGATTGATTTCGAACTCTGGTCCAAAGGTAGCGCCCGGCCCGGGATTCAACGGGATGATGCGGTCGGCCATCAACAGGCCTTCATCCACATCATTGGTGATCAGGATGACGGTCTTCTTCTCCTGCTCCCATATACGCAGAATTTCGTCCTGCAGATTGCCCCGGGTCAATGCGTCAAGGGCTGACAGCGGCTCATCCAGCAAGAGGATTTCCGGGCTGGCCGACAAGGCACGTGCCACGTTAACACGCTGCCGCATACCGCCGGACAACTCGGCCGGACGCCGGTCAATCGCGTGTGACAGGCCGACCATCTCGATGTATTTCTCGGCCTTGGCTTTCCGCGCTTCAGCCGAAAGATCAGGAAATATCTGGTCGACCGCCAACGCCACATTCTGGCGTACGGTCATCCACGGCATCAGCGAGTAGTTCTGGAAAACCACGCCGCGATCGGGGCCAGGCCCCGAAACTTGCTTGCCTTTGAGGCGAATATTGCCTTGATCGGCCGAGATCAGGCCAGCGATCAAAGAGATCAGGGTGGTCTTGCCGCTGCCGGAGAAGCCCACGATAGCCACAAACTCGCCTTCCCGGATGCTCAGATTGATGTCCTTGAGCACCGACGTGGTGTGCTTGCCGCTACCGTACGATTTTGACAGCCCGGAGATTTCGAGGAAGGCATCGCCAGTTACCAATTCGGGCACTGGCAACGCCTCCTTCATGACAGGTAGTCCCATGTTTATCTCCTCGGGTTAGTTGGCTTCGCCGAAGCTGACCAGTTGCTGCAAGGTGGCCATCATGCGGTCGAGCATGAACCCGACAAATCCGATGGTGAAAACGGCAACCATGATGCGGCCCAGCGAGTGCGAACTGCCATTCTGGAATTCATCCCAGACAAACTTGCCCAGACCGGGGTTCTGCGCCAGCATTTCGGCGGCAATCAACACCATCCAGCCCACACCGAGTGCAAGACGCAAGCCGGTAAATATCAGCTTGAGGGATGACGGCAGGACGATCTTGGTCACCTTGGTCCATGCAGACAAACGCAGTACTTTGGAGACATTCATCAGATCCTTGTCGATCGATGCCACGCCCACAGCGGTATTAATCAGCGTCGGCCACAGTGAACACAAGGTCACGGTAATGGCGGAAACAATGAATGATTTCTCGAACATCGGATCCTGGCTGGTGTAGATCGCGCTGATCACAATGGTGACGATAGGCAACCAGGCCAATGGCGAAACCGGTCGAAAAATCTGGATCAGCGGATTGATGGCGATCTGGAAGGTACGCGACAAGCCACACAGGATGCCAAGCGGAATAGCCACCAGCGTGCCGATGGCAAAGCCGGTGAATACCGTATAGAGGCTGGTCACGATCTGGTCCAGATAAGTCCGCTTGCCCGTCCAGGTCCGCATCGTGATATCTGCCTTGGGATCTTCGGCCACGGCTTCGGCAACGCGCTTTTTCTGACGCTCGTAGAAGGCAGCTTCCTTTTCGCGCTCGGCGTAGTGATCTGCTACCAGCCCTTTGGCTTCCTCATACACCTGCGCCGGACCGGGAATTTCGCCCAGGCTGGTCTGCACACCGGAAGCCAGCACGCTCCAGATAGTCAGAAAAATGGCGAAGGCCAGAATGGGCACGCCAATCTGAAGGAGTATCTCGCGCATCTGTTCGCGCGGATCTTCCCCTGCGGCAAGCCGCACAAATGGCACAAACCATGTGAGACCTGTCTTGGTAAAAAAATTTGCAAGTTGAATTAGCATTTTGGTCACCCCATTCGCAATATTCGCGAACTGTTCTCTTGTTCAATATTTTCCCGTAGCTGGCGACTGGCCGGCAAAAGCCAGCCGCCAGCCACGGAGCTACACTTACTTGACCTTGTCTTTGCCTTTCAAACCGATTTTCAGGCTGTCGATATACGCATTGGGCTTGGAACCGTCGTAGGCGACGCCATCGATGAAGTCTTTCTGCACCGGCTTGAAGCCAGACTCCTTGTCGAGATCAGGAAAATCGGAGGCCTTCATCTTGCCTTCGGCAATCAGCTCCTTGGCTGCTACCGCGTATATGTCCGGGCGATAAACCTTCTTGGCGATATCCTTGTACCAAGAGTCCGGCTTGAATTCCGGAATCTGACCCCAGCGGCGCATCTGGGTCAGGTACCAGATAGCATCGGAGTAATACGGATAGGTCGCGTTGTAACGGAAGAACACGTTGAAGTCAGGCACCTTGCGGACATCGCCCTTTTCGTATTCAAAAGTCCCAGTCATGCTGTTGGCAATAACCTTGTAATCCGCGCCCACATAGTTGGACTTGGAGATCATCTTGGCCGCTTCCTGGCGATTCTTGTCGTTCTCGGCATCCAGCCAGTAAGCAGCGCGGATCATTGCCTTGACAACTGCCTTGTGGGTGATCGGGTACTTGTCATTCCATTGCTTGGTAACGCCGAAAACTTTTTCCGGATTATTTCGTTCAATCTCGATGTCGGTAATGACCGGGGCGCCGATACCCTTGAACACAGCCTGCTGGTTCCAAGGTTCGCCGACGCAGTAACCATCGATGGTGCCAGCTTCCATGGTCGCCGGCATCTGCGGCGGCGGGGTTACGGACAGCAGGACATCGGCACCAATATTGCCGGCGGTATCGCCTTTGAGCGGTGCGTAGTACCCCGGGTTCATCCCGCCGGAAGCCAGCCAGTAGCGCAGTTCATAGTTATGGGTCGAGACCGGGAAGACCATGCCCATTTTGAACGGCTTGCCATCCTTCTTGTAATCATCAACCACGGCCTTCAGATAATCGGCCTTGATCGGGTGAACCGGCTTGCCGTCGGGCTGCTTCGGCAGCTTGGCCTTGAGTTTTTCCATGACCGCATTGGATACGGTAATGGCGTTGCCATTCAGGTCCATGCTGAAGGCAGTAATGATGTCGGCCTTGGTGCCGTAACCGATGGTGGCACCGATCGGCTGGCCAGCCAGCATGTGCGCACCGTCCAGTTCGCCGGAAATAACGCGGTCGAGCAAAACCTTCCAGTTAGCCTGGGCTTCGAGAGTAACGAACAATCCTTCGTCCTCGAAATAGCCTTTTTCATAAGCCACAGCCAGCGGAACCATATCGGTCAGCTTGATAAATCCAAATTTGAGGTCCGGCTTTTCGACCTTGGCCTTGGCTGCAATAGCTGGCGAGCTGGCTGCAAAAGCGGCAACAACTGCGGTGGTCAGTACTGCGCGAGTGAAGCGTGCAGCGTATGACGCTGGCGCTTTCATCTGTGGTTGCTGTTTCATTGACCTACTCCTTTTTTATAAAACGATTAAACGAATAATTTTTCAGCGCGAACTGAAAACGAATCTGCATATCCTTGCGGGTCCGAGCCATCCCAGCAGACGCCGTCGATAAGGCGACTGCTCCGCATGAGGCTGGATGGCACGTTGACGCCGGCCTGCTCCGCCCCCTGGCGATAGATATCGATGCGATTGACGGCGCTGGCCACTGACAGGTAATCGGGATGGTCATCCAGCAGTCCCCAGCGTTTGTGCTGAGTCATGAACCACATACCGTCAGAGAGATAGGGGAAATTCACGGCGCCACCATCAAAGAACTTCATGCGGTGCTTGTCATCCCAGCTCTTGCCCAGACCATCCTGATAACGCCCCTGCATCCGCGAGGCGATGACTTCGGCATCGGTATCAATGTAGGCCGGGTGAGCAATCACCTCTGCGGCTTTCTGTTTGTTGTCCATCGAAGCGTCAATCCAGCGGCTTGACTCAAGGAGTGCGGCGACCAGGGCACGGGCACTATTCGGATAGCGCGTCACCCACGTATCGGTCGTGCCGAGTACCTTTTCAGGGTGGTCGGGCCAGATATCCTGAGAGGTCGTCGCCGAGAATCCAACGTTATCGATGATGGCCTTGTTATTCCACGGCTCGCCAACACAGCATCCATCCATGTTGCCAGCGCGCATCCGGCTCACCATTTTGGGCGGCGGCACCGTAATCGTCCGGACATCCGATACCGGATTGATGCCATAGCTGGCAAGCCAGTAATACAGCCACATGGCGTGCGTTCCGGTCGGAAAGGTCTGGGCGAAGGTATAGGTCCGCTCCCGACGCGCCACCGCGTTGGCGAGCGAAGGACCATCGATGATCCCGGCTTCGCGCAACTGCCGTGAAAGCGTGATGCCCTGTCCATTCTGGTTCAGCGACATCAGTATTGCCATATCCCGCTTTGGACCGCCAATACCCAACTGCACACCATAGACCATGCCGTACAATGCATGTGCCGCATCCAGTTCGCCGCTCAGCAGCTTGTCACGGACAGAAGCCCACGACGACTCTCTGGTTGGAATGATCTTTATGCCGTGCTTTTCGTCGAAACCTTTTACCGCCGCCATGACGACAGAAGCGCAATCGGTGAGGGGCATGAAGCCGACCTTGAGCGTCCTCTTCTCCGGCGCATCCGGGCCAGGGACGTAGTGTTCGCAAGTTGTGTCCGCAATGATGGGCATCAGCGCTTCTCCCGTGGCGACAATGTGATCCATGTCGAAGCAAGCAAACCGGGCATTTATTCCGGCAAAAAGCCGGATCCCCGATTCATTGGCATCGCCATCAATCATCCAAAAAAAAAGGCGTCACACCCTGGCTGCCAAACGGCAACGTGGATGGACACCCTTGTCCTCAACCTGCCTGCATTGGCTCGGTCTACAACTGGACTATCGCAATGGCCGTGCCAGGTACTAGTTATTTGGAACTAGTTATTAATAACTAGTTATTTTTCAATAAGTTGGGGGGCAAGAGAGGCAGCGAGGCGACACAAACAAAATGCACTATTGCAGTGCAACAATCGCATGGCTTGCACGCCTTTAGAGCAGCACCTTCGCCATGTCGATGATGTCGCGCGCGATTCTCGCCATTGGCTGACCGCGCTCCATGGCCAGCTTGCGGATAGCGTGATAAGCCGCATCCTCATCCAGACCGCGCGCCTGCATCAGCACGCCCTTGGCCTTATCCACCAATTTTCGATCAGAAAGCTTCTGCGAAACTTCGTCGAGTTCGCGCCGCAGCGCCTGCGTCTCTTCAAAGCGGGCGCGCGCCACTTCAACAATCGGCTTGATTCGCTTTGGATCCAAACCGTCGACGATATAGGCCGACACACCCGCCTTTACGGCATCGCGAATGGCATCCTGCCCATCCTCATGCGTAAAAATGACCACTGGGCGCGGCATATCCTTGTTCATTACCGCCAGATTTTCAAGCGTATCGCGGCTGGGCGACTCGGTATCAATCAGGATGACGTCCGGTTGCAGCTTCTCGACTTCCGATGTGAGATTGTCGGCATCGGCCAGAATGGCAGCGACCCGATAGCCGGCTAGCGCCAGCCCCGCGCAGATTTCACCAGCGCGAGAGCGAGATTCATCGATCACAAGTACGTTAAGCATGGTGCCTAACTAGCAAGCTACAGGCCAGCCACCTCCAGGGCGGCACTCGCCATGGCCTGAACCACCAGTTCATGTTCACCAATGGCATTACCAAGTGAAAACTCGACCTCAGGGTAGGTCGACCGCAGCATGTCCAGCATCTCCGGGGTCTCTTTCTTCAAATGCCCGCCGCGCGCAATGAACATCGGCAGCACGACAATTTTGTCCGCTCCTTGGGCAATCAATTCGGCCGCCCGCTCAGGCAGCGTTGGCGCCATGAATTCGAGAAAAGCGAGTTCAACCGGAACGGCACTCATGCGTTGGCGGACAACCGCCTGCACGCGGCGCATCGGATTGGCCCATTCCGGGTCGCGTGCGCCGTGGGCGAAAAGAATCAGGGCTGTAGTCATGGTTCGATACTCGTTGTGAATGTTTGAATTATCTGGTCTCTATGCGGCTCAACGGCGCCTTAGACCGGCCTTTTCTGTGATGCCATTAAAACCAGCGTCAACAGGCAGAAGGCAGCGCCCGCGTAAAAGGTAGAAGAGGCGCCGTAGACATCCCACATAAAGCCGGCACAGACACTGGCCAGCAACATGGCGAGCCCGCTGATCAGATTGAAAAACCCGTAGGCAGTTCCACGCAAATCGGCCGGTGCAGTATCGGCAACCATTGTGGCCAGCAAACCCTGTGTCATGCCGAGATGTATGCCCCACAGGACCACGCCGGCAAGAACCGTACGCCAGTGGGCGCTACTTGCCAGCACGAGGTCGGCAGCGATCAGCACAAACAGGCCGATGACCAGCAACCGCGTGTGGCTGACGCGATCTGACAGCTTGCCGAAGGGATAGGCTGACAGCGAATAGACAACGTTCATGGCAACCATGACCAGAGGAATCAGCGCCAGTGCCATGCCCCCCTGCTGCGCCCGCAAGACGAGAAAGGCTTCACTGAAACGAGCCAGGGTGAATAATCCACCAACCGCTACCACCCACCAATAGGGTGCAGAAAGCCGCGACAGATTGGCCCGGCTGATCGGATTACGGCGAGTGCCCGGCACAGCATGATCCGGCTCACGAACACCAAATACTAGTAGTGCAACGGCTAGCAGACCCGGAATCACCGCCACCCAGAAGACTGCCCGAAAATCGTCCTGCCACAGCAACATCAGACCTACCGCCAACAGCGGACCGGCAAATGCGCCCACGGTGTCGAGCGACTGGCGCAAGCCAAAGGCCGCGCCACGCAGTTCTGGCGGCGCTATGTCGGCCACCAGCGCGTCGCGCGGCGCACCGCGGATGCCTTTCCCTACGCGGTCGGTCAGACGGGCGGCGAGAATCAGTCCGGCACTCGAGGCCAGCGCAAAGAATGGCTTGGTCAAGGCGCCAAGCGCATAACCAAACACCGCCAAACCTTTGCGCTTGCCAAGGTAATCACTGAGCGTCCCGGAAAAAATCTTGACGATCAGCGCCGTCGCCTCGGCGAGGCCTTCGATAACACCCACCATCAGGGCGCTGATGCCAAGGCTACCCACCATGAACAACGGCAACAGG encodes:
- a CDS encoding ABC transporter substrate-binding protein, which encodes MDHIVATGEALMPIIADTTCEHYVPGPDAPEKRTLKVGFMPLTDCASVVMAAVKGFDEKHGIKIIPTRESSWASVRDKLLSGELDAAHALYGMVYGVQLGIGGPKRDMAILMSLNQNGQGITLSRQLREAGIIDGPSLANAVARRERTYTFAQTFPTGTHAMWLYYWLASYGINPVSDVRTITVPPPKMVSRMRAGNMDGCCVGEPWNNKAIIDNVGFSATTSQDIWPDHPEKVLGTTDTWVTRYPNSARALVAALLESSRWIDASMDNKQKAAEVIAHPAYIDTDAEVIASRMQGRYQDGLGKSWDDKHRMKFFDGGAVNFPYLSDGMWFMTQHKRWGLLDDHPDYLSVASAVNRIDIYRQGAEQAGVNVPSSLMRSSRLIDGVCWDGSDPQGYADSFSVRAEKLFV
- a CDS encoding ABC transporter substrate-binding protein, encoding MKAPASYAARFTRAVLTTAVVAAFAASSPAIAAKAKVEKPDLKFGFIKLTDMVPLAVAYEKGYFEDEGLFVTLEAQANWKVLLDRVISGELDGAHMLAGQPIGATIGYGTKADIITAFSMDLNGNAITVSNAVMEKLKAKLPKQPDGKPVHPIKADYLKAVVDDYKKDGKPFKMGMVFPVSTHNYELRYWLASGGMNPGYYAPLKGDTAGNIGADVLLSVTPPPQMPATMEAGTIDGYCVGEPWNQQAVFKGIGAPVITDIEIERNNPEKVFGVTKQWNDKYPITHKAVVKAMIRAAYWLDAENDKNRQEAAKMISKSNYVGADYKVIANSMTGTFEYEKGDVRKVPDFNVFFRYNATYPYYSDAIWYLTQMRRWGQIPEFKPDSWYKDIAKKVYRPDIYAVAAKELIAEGKMKASDFPDLDKESGFKPVQKDFIDGVAYDGSKPNAYIDSLKIGLKGKDKVK
- a CDS encoding type IV pili methyl-accepting chemotaxis transducer N-terminal domain-containing protein; translated protein: MLANQGKLSRKIIGMLMVFFLVATSAIGLTLSISWQLEGVAAAINDAGSQRMRSYRMGYLMARGLEVRGLEAHLVTLLNEEIDRFDKVLRDLQQGDPVRPLSPPRNADVQERLSVVSKVWQEIVRPLVAAYLAGGQADREVVVARFDSELAPFVSSINELVLAMEHSYAYDTNLLRTVQAALVLLAILGTAILISYFGRLVIRPVRILHDGMQRMIGTDLAVRLPVSSNDELGGLAQGFNEMAEHLQRVYATLEQRVEAETHRLAQRNHELSILYSATAFLSEPAPLEALCDGFLERIMSALGADAGAVRLYEPPSEKLYLMSCHGLSEAFIAQETEMNCGDCLCGEVLQSGLPAAFDTGHPPAGMKLSTCVREGFATATAFSILYDKQPVGVYNLYFRRSQALSEQEIHLLETLGHHLGVAIETQRLKSREKDLAVSEERNLLAQELHDSIAQGLAFLNIQVQLLQDSLRKGKAEEAMQTAGQLREGVQESYDDVRELLVHFRTRVHQSDLDSAIHSALQKFEGQTGISTEVEHVGAGAQLLPADEIQIMHIVQESLSNIRKHARATHVRVMVRREIDHIEITVLDNGVGFDPENDPNCLSDRHVGLKIMRERAHRIGGECRIKSMPGQGSRVTLTLPREN
- a CDS encoding ABC transporter ATP-binding protein is translated as MGLPVMKEALPVPELVTGDAFLEISGLSKSYGSGKHTTSVLKDINLSIREGEFVAIVGFSGSGKTTLISLIAGLISADQGNIRLKGKQVSGPGPDRGVVFQNYSLMPWMTVRQNVALAVDQIFPDLSAEARKAKAEKYIEMVGLSHAIDRRPAELSGGMRQRVNVARALSASPEILLLDEPLSALDALTRGNLQDEILRIWEQEKKTVILITNDVDEGLLMADRIIPLNPGPGATFGPEFEINLARPRDRTAMNHDPEFKRLRKEVTEYLMKVGADQAGDMSNVVALPNVLPNTSTEYEESLKHLRPGAAKAGEAKVLPHYDRYVEFSQVSKIYPTKKGPLTVVEKFDLRMKKGEFVSVIGHSGCGKSTVLSMVAGLNDISEGVVLLDNREIDSAGPDRGIVFQAPSLIPWLSAYENVSLGVEQVYPHASKAERRDIATHFLSRVGLADSMDKKAGELSNGMKQRVGIARAFALSPKLLLLDEPFGMLDSLTRWDLQEVLMDVWSREQLTAMVITHDVDEAILLADRVIMMTNGPRAKVGKILEVDLPRPRSRKMLLEHPDYYRLREELLSFLADCDHA
- a CDS encoding ANTAR domain-containing protein, coding for MLNVLVIDESRSRAGEICAGLALAGYRVAAILADADNLTSEVEKLQPDVILIDTESPSRDTLENLAVMNKDMPRPVVIFTHEDGQDAIRDAVKAGVSAYIVDGLDPKRIKPIVEVARARFEETQALRRELDEVSQKLSDRKLVDKAKGVLMQARGLDEDAAYHAIRKLAMERGQPMARIARDIIDMAKVLL
- a CDS encoding MFS transporter gives rise to the protein MPRGIWMLGFVSLLMDISSEMIHSLLPLFMVGSLGISALMVGVIEGLAEATALIVKIFSGTLSDYLGKRKGLAVFGYALGALTKPFFALASSAGLILAARLTDRVGKGIRGAPRDALVADIAPPELRGAAFGLRQSLDTVGAFAGPLLAVGLMLLWQDDFRAVFWVAVIPGLLAVALLVFGVREPDHAVPGTRRNPISRANLSRLSAPYWWVVAVGGLFTLARFSEAFLVLRAQQGGMALALIPLVMVAMNVVYSLSAYPFGKLSDRVSHTRLLVIGLFVLIAADLVLASSAHWRTVLAGVVLWGIHLGMTQGLLATMVADTAPADLRGTAYGFFNLISGLAMLLASVCAGFMWDVYGASSTFYAGAAFCLLTLVLMASQKRPV
- a CDS encoding CbiX/SirB N-terminal domain-containing protein: MTTALILFAHGARDPEWANPMRRVQAVVRQRMSAVPVELAFLEFMAPTLPERAAELIAQGADKIVVLPMFIARGGHLKKETPEMLDMLRSTYPEVEFSLGNAIGEHELVVQAMASAALEVAGL
- a CDS encoding ABC transporter permease — translated: MLIQLANFFTKTGLTWFVPFVRLAAGEDPREQMREILLQIGVPILAFAIFLTIWSVLASGVQTSLGEIPGPAQVYEEAKGLVADHYAEREKEAAFYERQKKRVAEAVAEDPKADITMRTWTGKRTYLDQIVTSLYTVFTGFAIGTLVAIPLGILCGLSRTFQIAINPLIQIFRPVSPLAWLPIVTIVISAIYTSQDPMFEKSFIVSAITVTLCSLWPTLINTAVGVASIDKDLMNVSKVLRLSAWTKVTKIVLPSSLKLIFTGLRLALGVGWMVLIAAEMLAQNPGLGKFVWDEFQNGSSHSLGRIMVAVFTIGFVGFMLDRMMATLQQLVSFGEAN